A region of the Kribbella sp. NBC_01245 genome:
TTGCGCCCGACCGAGGTGAACTGGACCATCGGCGGATTCACGCACGCCACCGTGAAGAAGGAGTGCGGAGCCAGGTTCGCCACCCCGTCAGCCGAAACCGTCGACACCCAGGCGATCGGTCGCGGCACCACGATGGAGTTCAGCAACGCGTAGAAGGCCCGAGGGGCGACCTGGTCGGGGGAATAGTCGATACGCACCCGCCCAGGCTTTCACGCCGACCGAGCGCCCGGCCGACCAACTGCTTACATGCTGAACCGGTTGAGCAATCAGGCACCGGAGATGGCAGACTCAGCGGACGTGACTGATTACGTAGCCGCTTCCGATCGGTATGACGACCAGATGACCTACCGCCGGACGGGCCGCAGCGGCCTGCAGTTGCCGGCCATCTCGCTGGGGCTCTGGCACAACTTCGGTGACGACAAGCCGAACGAGGTGCAGCGGGACATCCTGCGCCGGGCGTTCGACCTCGGTGTCACGCACTTCGACCTCGCGAACAACTACGGCCCGCCGTACGGATCGGCCGAGACCAACTTCGGCACGCACTTCGCCCGCGACTTCCGGCCGTATCGCGACGAGCTGATCATCTCGACCAAGGCCGGGTACGACATGTGGCCCGGGCCGTACGGGCAGGGCGGCGGCTCCCGCAAGTACCTGCTGGCCTCGCTCGACCAGTCGCTGGGCCGGATGGGCCTGGACTACGTCGACATCTTCTACTCGCACCGGTTCGACCCGGACACCCCGCTCGAGGAGACGATGGGTGCGCTCGACGCCGCCGTACGGTCCGGGAAGGCCTTGTACGCCGGCATCTCGTCGTACAGCGCTGAGCGGACGGCAGAGGCGGCCGCGATTCTCAAGGAACTCGGTACGCCGTTGCTGATCCACCAGCCGTCGTACTCGATGCTGAACCGGTGGATCGAGGAGGACCTGCTCGACACCGTCGGTGAGCTCGGGGTCGGCGTCATCGCGTTCTCGCCGCTGGCGCAGGGGCTGCTGACGAACCGCTACCTGAACGGCGTACCGGAGGACTCGCGCGCGGCGCAGGGCAAGTCGCTCAGCACCGAGATGCTGACCGAAGAGACGCTCAAACATGTCCGCGCGCTGAACGAGATCGCCAAGCAGCGCGGCCAGTCCGTCGCCCAGCTGGCCCTCGCCTGGACGCTGCGCGACGACCGGGTCACCAGCGCGCTGATCGGCGCGTCGAGTGTGGCCCAGCTCGAGGACAACCTCGCCACGGTCAAGAACCTGGGTTTCTCGGCCGAAGAGCTGGCCGCCATCGACGCCGACGCGGTCGAAGCCGGCGTCAACCTCTGGAAGAAGAGCTCAGACGCCTAGTGTCCCGTTAACGGGACACTAGCGGTTACAAAGAGTGATTACGGACGGTACCGGGGCAGTTGCGCTGGTACCGTCCGCGGCGCACTCTGGAGGTGTACCAAAAGCCCCCAGGAGGTGACCGGAGATGTCGGTCTCCACGCTCGAGAAAGCCCTCAGTTACGAACACCTGATGATCCGCGAGCTGGCCATGCCGGCCCACCGGTCGAACGCCGGCGCCCCCGACCGGCGGCACGAGACCGACTGGTTCTACGCGATCACCGCCCAGCACCTAGCCGCCGCGGAGGACGTCCTGCTCCCCCGGATCCGCGACCTCGATGACGGCAAATCCAAGGTGACGGCGTACGTCGAGAACGCCCGGCTGCTGGAGAAGAACCTACGCCGGCTGAAAGGCCGGATCTACGGCGATGGCCGCGCGCAGCACTTCCGGAAGACGGAGCTGTGGCAGCGGATCGACGAGCTGATGGACGACCACGAACGGATCGAGACCGAGTACGGCGCGATGCTGTCGGCCGAACTCGACGGCCCGGACATCAGCGACCTCACCGAGCGGCTGCTCACCGCCGAGGAACACGCACCTACCCGGGCCCACCCGGTCTCACCGCACACCGGCCTGGCCGGGCGAATGGCCCATCGGGCCTGGCGGCTGGCCGACCGGACCTGGGATGCCGCCGAGGGGCGGGTCGTGCCGACGCACTACCACCGCCACCCCAAGCACGATTCGGCGTGGTCGGTCTACCTCCGCGGCGACATGATGCCGGGCGCCGAGGAAGCAGCCGAGAAAGAAGCAGCCGACCAAGCAGAAACGGAACCACGTCAAAGCTGAATCGCCCAGAACGGCGAACACCCTCCCCCGCTGCGCCTGGTGTTGCGGGGGAGGGTGGCTCTGTGGGCCGAAAGGAACTCAGCCGAGTGCGTCGATCGCCTTCTGCGCGCCCGGGTGCATCGTGACCGGGGTGACCTTGGTGGCGTCCTCGAGCTTGATGCCCTTGGCAGCGGCATTGACCTGAACGAGGGCGTCCTTGTTCTCGTAGAGCAGCTTGGTCAGCTTCTCCGCCAGATCAGCGGGCATGTCCTTGCGAACCAGCAGCACGTTCGGTACGACGATCGTAGACACGTCGGCCGGCTGCTTGTAGGTCGCAGCCGGGATGTCGCCCGCGGCGTAGACATCGCCGTACGTCTTCTGCATGGCAGGCAGTACGTCGGCCAGCGAGATCAGCTTGACGTCCTTGCCCAGGCTGGTGGTGAGGTCGGTGATACCGCTGGTCGGCAGACCGCCGGACCACACCAGCGCGTCGATCGTGCCGCTCTTCATCGCGTCGACCGACTCGGGCAGACCGAGCCGCTGGGCGGTGATGTCGCGGGCCGGGTTGAGACCGGCGGCCTCCAGCAGGCGCCGGGCGATCACCTCGGTACCGGAGTCGGGCGAACCGGTCGAGACCCGCTTGCCCTTCAGGTCGGCGATCGTGTTGATCCCGGACGAGGCCCGCACCGCGACCTGGGTGTAGTTGGAGTACAGCCGGGTCAGCGCGACGACCTCCTGCTTGACCGGGAACTTGCCCTTGCCATTGACGGCGTCGGCAGCGGTGTCGCCGAGCGAGAAGGCGATGTCGAAGTTGCCCGCGGCCAGGCCCTGGATGTTCTGCACCGAGGCGCCGGTCTCACTGGCCGTGGCGCGGTAGCCCTCGAGCTTCGACGAGATCAGCGAGGCGTACGCGCCACCCAGCTGGTAGTAGACGCCGGTGGTGTTACCGGTCGCGATGGTGAGACGGCCACCGGCGGGGTCGTCCCCGGTGTTCGCCTCACGTTGGCCACCGCAGGCGGCCAAGGTGATGGCCGTGGCGATCGCGACCACCGCAGTGGAGAGGCGACGGATTCTCATGTCGGGACAGATCCTTCCGTTGTACTCCGCAGGCGCTGTCGCCGGCCGAGGTTGATGACCAACGCGACCAGTAGCAGGCCTAGCCCGATACCGATGGTGGTTGGCGCAAGGTACAGGAGCAAGAGGGCAGCCGGTGCGCAGATGACCCGCTCGAGCCAACCGGTCCGGACCACGATCCAGCCACCGGTCACGATCGCCAGCGCAGCCACCGCGAGCGCCGAGACCAGCAGTGTCCAGACCATACCGAGCAGATCGCCCTGACCGAGCAGACTCGCGCCGTTATCGGTCAAGACGAACGCGAACGGCACCAGGAATGCGGGCAGCGTGTACTTCCACGCTTGCCACATTGTCGCCATCGCGCGGCCGCCGGTGATCGCGGCCGTCGCCACCGCGGCCAGGGCGGTCGGCGGTGACACCTCCGAGAGTACGGCGTAGTAGAAGATGAACATGTACGCCTCGGGCTGCGTCACGCCGAGCTGCATCAGCGCCGGCGCGATGATGACCGCCGCGATGATGAACGACGCCGTCACCGGCACGGCCAATCCCAGCAGCAGGACGGCGAACGCCGACAGCACCACGGTCAGGATCAGCACCACGGTCGCGTTCTCCGACACCGCGGCGGCGGCCGAGACGATGATCTCCGCCAGGTTGAGGCCGAGACCGGTCTGGGTGGTGACCGCGACGATGATGCCCGCCACCGCACAGGTCGCCGCGACCGGCAGCACCGAGCGGGTGCCCTGAGCCAAGGCGGTGAACAGCCGGTCCGGCATCAGCCGGTGCTCCTTGTCCAGGAACGACAGCGCGATCTGGATCAGCGTCGCGTAGACCACGGCCTTGAACGGCGGCACGTTCACCGCCATGAAGCCGATGATCACGAACAACGAGATGAAGTGGTAGCTGAACCGCAGCAGCAGCTTGCCGGCCGACTGGGTCGACGGCTCCCCCGCCCCGGTGCCATGCCGGCGGGCGTCGATCTCGATCGCGAGCAGGATGCCGAGGTAGTAGAGGATCGTCGGGATGACCGCGAAACCCAGCACGGTCAGATAGCTCGTCTGCAGGTACTCGGCGATGATGAACGCCGCCGCGCCCAGGGTGGGTGGCGACAGGATCGCGCCGATGCCGGCCGCCGCGAGCATTCCGCCCGCCGGTTCCGCCGGATAGCCCGCCTTCCGCAGGATCGGCCAGGAGACCGTGCCGAGGGACACCGCGGTCGCCGTACCCGATCCGGACACAGTGCCGAGCAGGAAGCCGGCCAACGTGACAGTACGGCCAGGAGCGGTGCGACTGCGTTTGAAAGCCGCGAATGACAAGTCGATGAAAAACTTTCCCGCACCGGATGCGTCGAGCACCGCGCCGTAGATCGTGAACAGCACGATGTAACTCGCTGCAACCGCCAGAGGTGTTCCGTAGAACCCGGAAGTGCCCATGAAGAGCTGCGCCACGATCGACGAGAAGTCGAATCCTTGGTGGGCCAGAGACCACGTGTACGGCAGGAAGCCGCCGTAGTAGGAGTACCCGATGAAGGCCAGGCTGACGATCGGAAGAACCCAACCCGTCGTACGTCGGCAGGCCTCCAGCGTCAGCAGCAACAGCAGGGCCCCGGCGATGATGTCGAGCGTGTTCGGGGCCTGCCGACGCTCCAGGAAACCGTCGAAATCGAGGATCGGATAGAGGGCCGCCGCGAACGACACAACCGCCAGAACCCAGTCGAACACGCCTGGATTGTCGTCCACACGGGGGCGATTCCGGAACGGGTTCATCACCGCGGGGACTTTCCAGCCGCGGTAGCAGAGCAGGGTGATCGGCAGGACGGCGGCGAGGAAGAGGACAAGGTAGTACTGCGTGCCGGTAGGGATCGGGAAGAACACCTGAAGCAGCACGCCAACACTTACGGCGGCACACCAGACAGACACCGCCAGGTCCAGGACCCGGTGCAGATTTCGCGCCGGACGTTCCTGCTCGAACCCGGCGATGTCGGCCTCGGACAGCGTTTTACCGCCACCACCTCCGATACCGACAGTCATCGTTCCGCTCCCTCCTGTGCCCGAAGGCTAGGTGTGCCCGACTCAGGGCATGGAGATTACAGATCGGCTCTTAACCAAGATCTGACACACACGTCTTACCGGCGGTGCCCTACGATCACCCCCATGAGCGGCGCCGTGAGGATCTTGCTGGTCGAGGATGATCTCGACATCGCGAATGCGCTCATCCCTGCGTTGAGACGATATGGCCTGGTGGTCACGCACGTGCGGACCGCCGCCGAAGCACTGGCCGCCGACCCTGGCGATCTGGTGCTACTCGATCTCGGGCTGCCCGACGGAGACGGCATCAACGTGTGCCGCCAGATCCGGACCGTCTCCGACGTTCCGGTCATCGCCGTCACGGCCAGGGGTGAGGCAGCTGACCGGGTCCGGGGATTGCGCAGTGGTGCCGACGACTACGTCGTGAAGCCCTTCGCGATCTCCGAACTGCTGGCC
Encoded here:
- the mgrA gene encoding L-glyceraldehyde 3-phosphate reductase gives rise to the protein MADSADVTDYVAASDRYDDQMTYRRTGRSGLQLPAISLGLWHNFGDDKPNEVQRDILRRAFDLGVTHFDLANNYGPPYGSAETNFGTHFARDFRPYRDELIISTKAGYDMWPGPYGQGGGSRKYLLASLDQSLGRMGLDYVDIFYSHRFDPDTPLEETMGALDAAVRSGKALYAGISSYSAERTAEAAAILKELGTPLLIHQPSYSMLNRWIEEDLLDTVGELGVGVIAFSPLAQGLLTNRYLNGVPEDSRAAQGKSLSTEMLTEETLKHVRALNEIAKQRGQSVAQLALAWTLRDDRVTSALIGASSVAQLEDNLATVKNLGFSAEELAAIDADAVEAGVNLWKKSSDA
- a CDS encoding TAXI family TRAP transporter solute-binding subunit; translated protein: MRIRRLSTAVVAIATAITLAACGGQREANTGDDPAGGRLTIATGNTTGVYYQLGGAYASLISSKLEGYRATASETGASVQNIQGLAAGNFDIAFSLGDTAADAVNGKGKFPVKQEVVALTRLYSNYTQVAVRASSGINTIADLKGKRVSTGSPDSGTEVIARRLLEAAGLNPARDITAQRLGLPESVDAMKSGTIDALVWSGGLPTSGITDLTTSLGKDVKLISLADVLPAMQKTYGDVYAAGDIPAATYKQPADVSTIVVPNVLLVRKDMPADLAEKLTKLLYENKDALVQVNAAAKGIKLEDATKVTPVTMHPGAQKAIDALG
- a CDS encoding TRAP transporter permease; this encodes MTVGIGGGGGKTLSEADIAGFEQERPARNLHRVLDLAVSVWCAAVSVGVLLQVFFPIPTGTQYYLVLFLAAVLPITLLCYRGWKVPAVMNPFRNRPRVDDNPGVFDWVLAVVSFAAALYPILDFDGFLERRQAPNTLDIIAGALLLLLTLEACRRTTGWVLPIVSLAFIGYSYYGGFLPYTWSLAHQGFDFSSIVAQLFMGTSGFYGTPLAVAASYIVLFTIYGAVLDASGAGKFFIDLSFAAFKRSRTAPGRTVTLAGFLLGTVSGSGTATAVSLGTVSWPILRKAGYPAEPAGGMLAAAGIGAILSPPTLGAAAFIIAEYLQTSYLTVLGFAVIPTILYYLGILLAIEIDARRHGTGAGEPSTQSAGKLLLRFSYHFISLFVIIGFMAVNVPPFKAVVYATLIQIALSFLDKEHRLMPDRLFTALAQGTRSVLPVAATCAVAGIIVAVTTQTGLGLNLAEIIVSAAAAVSENATVVLILTVVLSAFAVLLLGLAVPVTASFIIAAVIIAPALMQLGVTQPEAYMFIFYYAVLSEVSPPTALAAVATAAITGGRAMATMWQAWKYTLPAFLVPFAFVLTDNGASLLGQGDLLGMVWTLLVSALAVAALAIVTGGWIVVRTGWLERVICAPAALLLLYLAPTTIGIGLGLLLVALVINLGRRQRLRSTTEGSVPT